The Budorcas taxicolor isolate Tak-1 chromosome 5, Takin1.1, whole genome shotgun sequence genome includes a window with the following:
- the LOC128047947 gene encoding LOW QUALITY PROTEIN: lysozyme C, tracheal isozyme-like (The sequence of the model RefSeq protein was modified relative to this genomic sequence to represent the inferred CDS: inserted 1 base in 1 codon), protein MVRKEGSEKMLNTKSSSPGQLGHLASVNMKXLLILGLLVLSVAVQGKKFEKCELARTLKKFGLAGYKGVSLANWMCLAYGESRYNTQAINYNPGSKSTDYGIFQINSKWWCNDGKTPKAVNGCGVSCSALLKDDITQAVACAKKIVSQQGITAWVAWKNNCQNRDLTSYVKGCGV, encoded by the exons ATGGtcagaaaagaaggaagtgaaaAGATGTTAAATACCAAGTCCAGCTCACCTGGTCAACTTGGACATTTGGCTTCTGTCAACATGA CTCTCCTTATTCTGGGGCTTCTCGTCCTTTCTGTTGCTGTCCAGGGCAAGAAATTTGAGAAGTGTGAGCTTGCCAGAACTCTGAAGAAATTTGGATTGGCTGGCTACAAGGGAGTCAGCCTGGCAAACT GGATGTGTTTGGCCTATGGAGAAAGCCGTTATAACACACAAGCTATAAACTATAATCCTGGAAGCAAAAGCACTGATTATGGGATATTTCAAATCAACAGCAAATGGTGGTGTAATGATGGCAAAACCCCCAAAGCAGTTAATGGCTGTGGTGTATCCTGCAGTG CTTTGCTGAAAGATGACATCACTCAAGCTGTAGCATGTGCAAAGAAGATTGTCAGTCAGCAAGGCATTACAGCATG GGTGGCATGGAAAAACAACTGTCAAAACCGAGATCTCACGAGTTATGTTAAGGGTTGCGGAGTGTAA